Proteins co-encoded in one Arthrobacter sp. ERGS1:01 genomic window:
- a CDS encoding N-acetyltransferase, translated as METSALTYTATSLSSAYTLAAQRPSSWARPELAFSHNQQLSQIEVYRAGQLAGFTRYTMRGADMWLLFTHLTQMSDSHTTDALIRDVLDDATRRRIAVHPYCTITREFMRANPGYIVLVPGAVRDRFRLNEPEPAVKHRTLVLSHGKEDH; from the coding sequence ATGGAAACCTCTGCACTCACTTACACTGCAACGTCTCTCTCGTCGGCGTACACCCTGGCGGCACAGCGACCCTCATCATGGGCGAGGCCTGAACTAGCTTTTTCCCACAACCAGCAGTTGTCGCAGATCGAGGTGTATCGCGCGGGCCAGCTGGCCGGGTTCACTCGGTACACCATGCGTGGCGCGGATATGTGGCTGTTGTTCACACATCTGACTCAAATGTCCGATTCGCACACAACTGACGCCCTCATCCGTGACGTCCTTGACGACGCCACGCGGCGGCGGATTGCCGTCCACCCGTACTGCACCATCACTCGCGAATTCATGCGCGCAAACCCCGGCTACATAGTCTTGGTTCCGGGCGCCGTTCGTGACCGCTTCCGGCTGAATGAGCCGGAGCCCGCCGTGAAGCATCGCACTTTGGTGCTATCGCATGGAAAGGAAGACCACTGA
- a CDS encoding ArsR/SmtB family transcription factor, producing the protein MTIDSRDGKTLSWTLAERSLLNGGVSVSQSSGRVPEHPTTEEITLQRVLEALVDPVRRSIAVQLHQSQGDIRCGGFDLPVARSTATHHFNVLRDAGVIRQYYVGTSRMNALRSDDLNARFPGLLIACTYETTGAKQPS; encoded by the coding sequence ATGACCATCGACAGTAGAGACGGGAAGACGTTAAGCTGGACCCTGGCAGAACGATCTTTATTAAATGGAGGGGTATCGGTGTCGCAGTCGAGTGGCCGGGTGCCGGAGCACCCTACGACGGAGGAAATTACGCTGCAACGTGTCCTGGAGGCGTTGGTCGACCCGGTGCGGCGCAGCATCGCCGTCCAGCTCCACCAATCCCAAGGGGATATCCGGTGCGGCGGATTCGACCTGCCGGTGGCCCGTTCGACGGCGACCCATCACTTCAACGTGCTCCGCGACGCTGGGGTCATCCGGCAGTATTACGTCGGAACCTCACGGATGAACGCCCTGCGTAGCGACGATCTCAACGCGCGTTTCCCAGGCCTCCTCATCGCCTGCACCTATGAAACGACGGGCGCGAAACAGCCCAGCTGA
- a CDS encoding oxidoreductase has protein sequence MTYLSDPLDLRHGHPLPNRLVLAPMTNQQSNPDGTLSDDELAWLVARAEGGFGLLQTAAAYVHPAGQVWPGQLSISSDEHLPGLERLAAAVSAAGARSSVQLHHGGVRAEKALSGQEVMGPWDDAQTGVRGMTTGEVQQAVEDFAEAAARAEKAGIDGIEVHGGHGYLVGQFLDASNNLRADGYGTDPTGRARFVKEVVHAVRERTGPGFHIGLRLSVERYGLVLTDMVQLVGELFASGDIDILDLSLWDVAKPPTNAPEGGRTLLEHFLDLPRHGTALGVAGHLTSAAAVKRVLDQGADLAYIGKAAIADHAFSLRAIADPGYRAPSFPVTRDHLRSEKLADPFVSYFATNWPQLVQD, from the coding sequence ATGACGTATCTGTCCGACCCACTGGATCTGCGCCATGGGCACCCTCTGCCCAATCGCCTGGTCCTCGCGCCCATGACCAATCAGCAGAGCAATCCGGACGGGACCCTCTCAGATGACGAGCTCGCCTGGCTGGTCGCCCGCGCCGAGGGAGGGTTCGGCCTTTTGCAGACCGCGGCCGCATATGTGCACCCGGCAGGCCAGGTCTGGCCCGGCCAGCTCAGTATCTCCTCCGACGAGCACCTCCCCGGGCTGGAACGCCTTGCCGCCGCCGTCTCCGCCGCCGGTGCGCGATCCTCCGTGCAACTCCACCACGGAGGCGTGCGTGCGGAAAAGGCGCTGTCCGGCCAGGAGGTCATGGGTCCGTGGGATGATGCGCAGACCGGGGTGCGAGGCATGACGACCGGTGAAGTGCAGCAAGCGGTCGAGGACTTCGCCGAGGCCGCAGCACGCGCCGAGAAAGCCGGCATCGACGGCATCGAAGTACACGGAGGCCACGGCTACCTGGTCGGCCAGTTCCTCGACGCCTCAAACAACCTCCGAGCGGACGGGTACGGGACTGATCCCACCGGGCGAGCCCGGTTCGTGAAAGAGGTTGTACATGCGGTCCGGGAACGCACTGGCCCGGGCTTTCACATCGGGCTCCGACTCTCCGTCGAACGCTACGGCTTGGTCTTGACGGACATGGTCCAACTCGTCGGCGAGCTTTTCGCCAGTGGGGACATTGACATCCTGGATCTGTCGTTGTGGGACGTTGCGAAGCCTCCCACCAATGCCCCGGAAGGCGGCAGAACGCTCCTCGAGCACTTCCTCGACCTGCCACGCCACGGAACAGCCCTCGGTGTCGCTGGGCACCTAACTAGCGCAGCGGCGGTAAAGCGGGTACTCGACCAGGGGGCTGACCTCGCCTACATCGGCAAGGCAGCCATCGCCGACCACGCCTTCTCCCTTCGGGCCATTGCCGACCCCGGCTATCGCGCACCGTCATTCCCCGTGACACGGGACCACCTCCGCTCAGAAAAACTCGCAGATCCGTTCGTGTCATACTTCGCAACCAACTGGCCTCAGCTAGTGCAAGACTGA
- a CDS encoding phosphotransferase has protein sequence MAADAGFPCARPVTDADQLGPGLVVSAETWRPGGTMHAGGGRPFAARSAELLANLTGILETQSPTGLGPPPPWMHWNPPTGRLWPPNPAIDAMDQDLVPDRVHATARAVSERLARAELPLVVGHGDWESQNLRWNDDHPWAVHDWDSLVALPEAAIVGAASGAFASTTIPTLAPIEWSEEFIGSFQLARGRSFTEEEREVAWAASLWPALHNARGESLFHSPPVTLDALTRQGRERLHRAGVR, from the coding sequence ATCGCGGCAGATGCCGGTTTCCCGTGTGCCCGGCCCGTCACAGACGCGGACCAGCTCGGGCCCGGCCTGGTAGTCAGCGCTGAGACATGGCGACCCGGCGGTACGATGCATGCCGGCGGCGGTCGTCCCTTCGCGGCTCGATCTGCCGAACTCTTAGCGAACTTGACGGGAATTCTTGAAACACAGTCTCCAACCGGACTTGGCCCACCCCCGCCGTGGATGCACTGGAATCCCCCAACAGGCCGCTTATGGCCGCCCAATCCAGCAATCGACGCAATGGACCAGGACCTGGTGCCTGATCGCGTGCACGCCACTGCCCGTGCCGTCTCCGAACGCCTAGCACGGGCAGAGTTGCCCCTGGTTGTCGGGCACGGTGACTGGGAGAGCCAAAACTTACGCTGGAACGACGATCACCCCTGGGCGGTCCATGATTGGGACAGCCTTGTCGCACTCCCGGAAGCGGCCATTGTCGGAGCAGCATCCGGCGCCTTTGCCAGCACCACCATCCCGACACTGGCACCCATCGAATGGTCGGAGGAATTCATCGGCTCCTTCCAGCTGGCGCGGGGCAGGTCGTTTACCGAGGAGGAGCGTGAAGTTGCCTGGGCTGCGAGCCTGTGGCCCGCACTGCACAACGCCCGCGGCGAAAGCCTCTTCCACTCCCCGCCGGTCACGCTGGACGCGCTCACCCGGCAGGGAAGGGAACGACTTCACCGCGCAGGCGTCCGGTAA
- a CDS encoding immunity protein Imm33 domain-containing protein, translated as MNGVSNQQLDVCVRVGAEPLASPSAMKVGISRNVQDGVVPINGLRHIPVGDTTGWYIWAGEELSEDSDFFVPLHVSHLANWCPQVIDYLALPPGSRFLLAPGHEDIWFDAAIVHD; from the coding sequence ATGAACGGTGTGTCCAACCAGCAGCTCGATGTTTGTGTACGTGTCGGTGCTGAGCCTCTGGCTAGTCCTTCGGCTATGAAAGTCGGGATTTCCCGGAATGTTCAAGACGGCGTAGTGCCGATCAATGGCCTGCGGCATATTCCGGTGGGGGATACGACGGGTTGGTACATTTGGGCAGGGGAGGAACTGTCGGAGGACAGTGATTTCTTTGTTCCGTTGCATGTCTCCCACTTGGCGAATTGGTGCCCGCAAGTGATTGACTATCTGGCTCTGCCTCCAGGGTCACGGTTTCTGCTTGCCCCTGGCCACGAGGACATTTGGTTCGATGCAGCGATTGTCCACGATTGA
- a CDS encoding GAF and ANTAR domain-containing protein: MTTNVSDDERPDGIPTPAFAATIQESEPDGPDVTVSEQLQGLVIESVDVADFLRELCEYSAALAMVDGGPALDCAVTLYRRRRALTGTGNTARAHMLNELQERMGQGPCLTALQEERTVVIRETLTDGRWPEYAQELFKENVHSVLAVPLILDEGAAASINFFSSVPDAFDEGIVASAEQYAGQVQMALRLAVRIGVKQQTADDLQEAMKSRTTIDLAVGVIMGQQRCSQTVAFEILSRAASSRNQKVRDVAQEMLANLSQVNVATHFD; this comes from the coding sequence ATGACGACGAACGTATCCGATGACGAACGGCCCGACGGCATTCCCACACCCGCCTTCGCTGCCACCATTCAGGAATCGGAGCCTGACGGGCCTGATGTGACCGTCTCGGAGCAGCTGCAGGGGCTCGTCATTGAAAGTGTCGATGTAGCAGATTTCTTGCGTGAACTTTGCGAATACTCCGCCGCGCTGGCCATGGTCGATGGTGGTCCTGCCTTGGACTGCGCCGTGACGTTGTACCGGCGTCGAAGGGCACTGACAGGAACAGGAAACACCGCCCGGGCGCACATGCTCAATGAGCTCCAGGAACGCATGGGACAGGGCCCCTGCTTGACGGCACTCCAGGAAGAACGCACTGTGGTGATCCGAGAAACGCTCACGGACGGACGTTGGCCGGAGTACGCCCAGGAACTGTTCAAGGAAAACGTCCACAGTGTCTTGGCCGTTCCCTTGATCCTTGACGAAGGGGCTGCCGCCTCGATCAATTTCTTTTCCTCCGTTCCGGATGCGTTTGACGAAGGCATAGTAGCCAGTGCTGAGCAGTATGCCGGCCAAGTCCAGATGGCTCTGCGATTGGCTGTCCGGATCGGCGTCAAGCAGCAAACAGCGGACGACCTTCAGGAAGCCATGAAATCGCGAACCACGATTGATTTGGCGGTGGGGGTCATTATGGGTCAGCAGCGTTGCTCACAAACTGTGGCGTTTGAGATTCTCAGTAGGGCTGCATCCTCAAGAAACCAGAAAGTGCGTGATGTTGCCCAGGAGATGTTGGCGAATCTCAGTCAGGTCAACGTCGCAACACATTTTGACTGA
- a CDS encoding zinc-dependent alcohol dehydrogenase family protein yields MNRVIRFHHTGGPEVLTIDNVEVPQAGPGEVRIKPRALGLNQADVMFRTGNHFFVPKFPQGQGLEAAGLIESVGQGVTGLAVGDAVSVAPAFPVPDYNLHGELVIAPARAVVKHPAELSWEGAAALWMAYSTAYGGLIDVAGLRAGDVVVIPAASSSVGLAAIQIANMVGARPVALSRTSAKRDLLLQAGAADVIATEEEEVTERLQEVAPEGVNVIFDPVGGALLGALAASTAQYATIVIYGALSGEPTELPVLSLLQKRLTIRGFDMVEVVGDDDRLAKAVAFINDGIASGALNPTVDRTFPFDQISDAYAYLEKGSHTGKVVVTVP; encoded by the coding sequence ATGAACAGAGTTATCCGCTTCCACCACACCGGAGGACCCGAAGTCCTCACCATCGACAATGTAGAGGTCCCGCAGGCCGGACCTGGCGAAGTGCGTATCAAGCCTCGCGCGCTTGGCCTGAATCAGGCCGACGTCATGTTCCGCACCGGCAACCACTTCTTCGTCCCCAAGTTCCCACAAGGGCAAGGTCTTGAAGCCGCCGGGCTTATCGAGTCGGTTGGCCAGGGCGTGACTGGGCTCGCTGTGGGCGATGCCGTGAGTGTGGCCCCCGCGTTTCCCGTGCCGGATTACAACCTCCACGGAGAGCTGGTTATCGCCCCTGCCCGTGCCGTTGTAAAACATCCGGCGGAGCTGTCTTGGGAAGGTGCAGCGGCCCTGTGGATGGCTTACTCGACCGCCTATGGTGGCTTGATCGATGTTGCCGGGCTGCGGGCCGGGGACGTTGTTGTCATCCCGGCGGCTTCGAGCAGTGTCGGCCTGGCCGCGATCCAGATCGCAAACATGGTGGGGGCGCGTCCTGTCGCCTTGTCCCGTACCTCTGCAAAGCGCGACCTGCTGCTTCAAGCCGGGGCCGCAGACGTCATCGCGACGGAGGAAGAAGAAGTCACGGAACGATTGCAGGAAGTCGCCCCCGAGGGGGTGAATGTGATCTTTGATCCGGTGGGCGGAGCGCTGTTGGGGGCCCTCGCGGCCTCGACCGCGCAGTACGCAACGATTGTGATCTATGGGGCACTGAGCGGCGAACCAACCGAGCTGCCGGTGCTCTCGCTCCTACAGAAGAGACTTACGATCCGCGGGTTCGACATGGTGGAGGTTGTCGGTGACGATGATCGCCTCGCCAAGGCTGTCGCATTCATCAACGACGGCATTGCCTCTGGTGCGCTCAATCCGACCGTTGATCGGACATTCCCTTTCGACCAGATTTCAGACGCATACGCGTATCTGGAAAAAGGAAGCCACACCGGCAAAGTAGTTGTGACCGTACCGTAG
- a CDS encoding DUF1206 domain-containing protein: protein MKGDLEDATETAERVKRSTLFTVAARSGFAVSGLLHILIGYLAIRIALGATGAQADLSGAVGGIAAQTGGQVMLWVAGAACSVLCLWHLANALLDHGPLKGRGRQRRKGGAGRALSSLAQGIAFALVAGTFVAFALGHGSNSSKSTSDWTAELMKLPWGPKIVIGLGGIVAIVGVVFVIRGLIRSFRKELSLPPAGPVRKFVTVLGMVGYVAKGIVLLLVGLLLVMSSLQAKPRESTGVDGALKALRAQPYGVYVLSFVGAGLICYGLYLMVKARYLDMRG from the coding sequence ATGAAAGGGGACCTGGAGGACGCCACAGAGACTGCCGAACGCGTCAAACGGTCCACCCTCTTCACGGTGGCCGCGCGGAGCGGCTTCGCAGTCAGCGGGCTCCTCCACATCCTGATCGGCTATCTCGCCATTCGGATTGCGTTGGGGGCGACTGGCGCGCAGGCAGACCTCAGTGGTGCCGTGGGCGGGATCGCCGCCCAAACTGGCGGGCAGGTGATGTTGTGGGTGGCCGGCGCCGCGTGTTCTGTCCTGTGCCTGTGGCATTTGGCCAACGCTCTCCTCGACCACGGTCCGCTCAAGGGCAGGGGGCGCCAAAGGCGGAAGGGCGGCGCAGGGCGGGCCCTTTCTTCACTGGCCCAAGGAATTGCTTTTGCCCTCGTGGCCGGCACCTTCGTGGCGTTTGCCTTGGGTCACGGGAGCAACAGCAGCAAGTCGACCAGCGACTGGACCGCTGAACTCATGAAACTTCCGTGGGGCCCAAAGATTGTGATCGGGCTCGGCGGAATAGTGGCGATCGTCGGCGTCGTTTTTGTTATCCGGGGGCTCATCCGCTCCTTCCGCAAGGAACTTTCCCTGCCTCCTGCCGGACCTGTCCGGAAGTTTGTTACCGTCCTGGGCATGGTTGGCTATGTGGCAAAGGGAATCGTCTTGTTGCTGGTTGGGCTATTGCTGGTCATGTCCTCGCTTCAGGCTAAGCCCCGGGAATCGACGGGAGTGGATGGTGCGCTCAAGGCCCTGCGGGCGCAGCCCTATGGCGTGTACGTTCTGTCGTTCGTGGGGGCGGGACTCATCTGCTACGGTCTTTATCTTATGGTCAAGGCCCGGTATCTGGACATGCGGGGGTGA
- a CDS encoding Clp protease N-terminal domain-containing protein, whose amino-acid sequence MGRSTEFGNHTDRAVRVVVLAQEEARVMMHDAYIGPEHLLLGLVHAEPDAVQTALGVWPDDVREAIMRFASPGPLDTSASFPFTPEALDALMAAQRASREFPSDHVGIKHLLFGVLSVHGDRLDRALEDAGVDRDSAHARVRAALAQGRSTGLGGATGSDRPPTSG is encoded by the coding sequence ATGGGCCGTTCGACGGAGTTTGGCAACCACACCGACAGGGCTGTGCGGGTGGTGGTCCTGGCCCAGGAAGAGGCAAGGGTGATGATGCATGACGCGTACATCGGTCCCGAGCATTTGCTGTTGGGGCTTGTGCACGCTGAACCGGACGCGGTGCAGACGGCACTGGGCGTCTGGCCCGATGACGTGCGTGAGGCGATAATGCGTTTCGCCTCCCCTGGTCCGCTGGACACCTCAGCATCATTCCCGTTCACCCCCGAGGCTTTAGACGCCCTCATGGCCGCGCAGCGCGCCTCGCGGGAGTTTCCTTCGGATCACGTCGGGATCAAGCACCTGTTGTTCGGGGTGCTGAGTGTCCATGGCGACCGCCTGGATCGGGCACTGGAGGATGCGGGTGTGGACCGGGACAGTGCGCATGCACGGGTAAGGGCGGCGCTTGCGCAGGGGCGGTCGACTGGCCTGGGCGGGGCAACAGGCAGCGATCGCCCGCCCACGTCCGGCTGA
- a CDS encoding MFS transporter: protein MDRLPWTKFHWSVIIGLGVSWILDGLEIQIVATAGYQHALHMSTAQVGLTGTIYLVGEVVGALYFGRLADKLGRKRLFILTLAIYLVGSGIAGLAPAMWFLWIFRFVAGLGIGGEYTAINSAIDELIPSHYRGRVDIAVNGTYWAGAAIGATANLFLLADPGFANSWGWRIGFFIGPFLGLIIIYLRRHIPESPRWLMTHGREKEAEETVDMIEAGIVADGHELDEVDDDLALEVIPIKSVPFRQVFHTFVRKYPRRTFLGLSMMITQSFLYNAIFFTYALVLQNFYHISLSGITFYFFPFALGNLAGPLILGPLFDTIGRRKMIFATYALSGIVLAVSAALFQAGALTALTQTIFWCVSFFFASAGASSAYLTVSEIFPLELRGQAISYFFAIGQAVGAFAPALYGALIGDGSSRGPLAAGYYLGAGVMIVGGFIALFFGINAERQSLESIADPLSKVQRPTGGTQEQTANR from the coding sequence ATGGACCGGCTGCCATGGACGAAATTCCATTGGTCGGTCATCATTGGCCTAGGTGTCTCATGGATTCTTGATGGCCTGGAAATTCAGATTGTCGCCACCGCCGGGTACCAGCACGCATTGCACATGTCCACAGCCCAGGTTGGCCTTACCGGCACCATCTACCTCGTTGGCGAAGTCGTCGGAGCCCTGTATTTTGGCCGGCTCGCGGACAAGCTGGGGCGGAAAAGGCTGTTCATCCTGACCTTGGCGATCTATCTGGTGGGCAGCGGTATTGCCGGTCTGGCCCCGGCCATGTGGTTCCTGTGGATCTTCCGCTTTGTCGCCGGCCTCGGCATTGGCGGGGAATACACGGCCATCAATTCCGCTATTGACGAGTTGATCCCGTCGCACTACCGTGGGCGGGTCGACATCGCAGTTAACGGAACCTACTGGGCTGGCGCCGCCATTGGCGCCACAGCCAACCTCTTCCTCCTGGCAGACCCCGGGTTCGCCAACAGTTGGGGATGGCGCATCGGGTTCTTCATCGGTCCGTTCCTCGGCCTGATCATCATCTATCTTCGCCGCCACATCCCGGAAAGCCCCCGCTGGTTGATGACGCACGGGCGGGAGAAGGAAGCCGAAGAGACTGTCGACATGATCGAGGCCGGCATTGTGGCCGACGGGCACGAACTTGACGAGGTCGACGACGACCTGGCTCTGGAGGTCATCCCCATCAAGAGCGTCCCCTTCCGGCAGGTGTTCCATACGTTCGTCCGAAAATACCCCAGGAGGACCTTTCTGGGTCTGAGTATGATGATCACCCAGTCATTCCTCTACAACGCCATCTTCTTCACCTATGCACTGGTGTTGCAGAACTTTTACCATATTTCACTGAGCGGCATCACGTTTTACTTCTTCCCGTTTGCGCTCGGTAACCTGGCCGGACCACTTATTCTTGGTCCCCTTTTCGACACTATCGGTCGACGGAAGATGATATTTGCCACCTACGCGCTGTCGGGAATCGTTCTGGCCGTATCGGCCGCCCTTTTCCAGGCAGGGGCGCTGACCGCGCTCACCCAGACAATATTCTGGTGCGTCTCCTTCTTCTTCGCCTCCGCTGGAGCCTCCTCGGCCTACCTGACTGTGAGTGAAATCTTCCCCCTGGAGCTGCGGGGCCAGGCGATCTCCTACTTCTTTGCCATCGGCCAGGCTGTTGGCGCCTTTGCCCCCGCCTTGTATGGCGCTTTGATCGGGGACGGCTCCTCGCGGGGACCTCTGGCCGCGGGCTACTACCTTGGCGCGGGAGTCATGATCGTCGGCGGATTCATTGCCTTGTTCTTTGGCATCAACGCCGAGCGGCAATCGTTGGAGTCCATCGCGGATCCCTTGTCAAAGGTCCAGCGACCGACCGGCGGGACACAAGAACAGACTGCCAACCGCTGA
- a CDS encoding FUSC family protein — MASLKVWVKSTVTGQRMLLAAKTALAVGVAWFLGTHVPGAADKYPYYAPLGALVSMYPTFMGSVRAGFQTLIGLSLGIVLAAAVLILGSPNILTISLAVGAGVLLAGQPRLGAGREYVPVATLLVLILGGRNADAFSAGYAIQMGLGVMVGLVINVIIFPPLTLDAARLRISRGRKVLINQLEDMAKALSEHWPPEHEDWASRHQVLESSVSEIRGAVHGASESHKANPRAYRRSRHRRVRESIGDMKVVENITVYVRDVTEVLAGVIWSGPLDVHLKTELVEPVGNCLTSVAGLLQEWEDGRLGEGSFDDANDALRNLTAALVTADRNQAFTLNPGASVALDVQRILVALRRRVQNPTGS, encoded by the coding sequence TTGGCGAGCCTCAAGGTGTGGGTGAAGTCGACGGTCACCGGCCAGCGAATGCTTCTGGCCGCCAAGACTGCATTGGCTGTCGGTGTCGCATGGTTTCTCGGCACTCATGTCCCTGGTGCCGCCGACAAGTATCCCTACTATGCCCCACTGGGGGCTTTGGTCAGCATGTACCCGACCTTCATGGGTTCGGTACGAGCGGGTTTCCAGACCCTGATTGGCTTGTCGCTGGGCATCGTACTCGCCGCGGCAGTCTTGATTCTGGGAAGTCCCAACATCCTCACGATCTCCCTCGCCGTGGGCGCGGGGGTGCTCTTGGCGGGCCAGCCCCGTTTGGGGGCCGGACGGGAATATGTGCCGGTCGCGACGCTTTTGGTCTTAATTCTTGGCGGGCGAAACGCAGACGCCTTTTCGGCTGGCTACGCAATACAAATGGGTCTGGGCGTCATGGTGGGATTGGTCATCAACGTAATCATCTTTCCGCCGCTGACCCTTGATGCAGCGCGGCTGCGCATTTCACGAGGCCGCAAGGTGCTCATCAACCAACTCGAAGACATGGCCAAAGCGCTTTCAGAACACTGGCCGCCGGAACATGAGGATTGGGCGAGCCGCCATCAGGTCCTCGAATCATCCGTGAGCGAGATCCGTGGTGCCGTCCACGGCGCCAGCGAAAGCCACAAGGCGAATCCGCGTGCCTACCGCCGCTCGCGGCATCGGAGGGTCAGGGAGAGCATCGGTGACATGAAGGTAGTGGAAAACATCACTGTCTATGTTCGCGATGTCACTGAGGTACTCGCCGGTGTCATCTGGTCAGGACCCCTTGACGTTCACCTCAAAACGGAACTGGTCGAGCCGGTCGGCAACTGCCTGACCTCTGTCGCCGGGCTGCTACAAGAATGGGAGGATGGCAGGCTGGGAGAGGGCTCGTTCGACGACGCCAATGACGCCCTGCGGAACCTCACCGCCGCCCTTGTGACCGCAGACCGCAACCAGGCATTCACGCTTAATCCGGGGGCCTCCGTCGCACTGGATGTGCAGCGAATCCTGGTTGCGTTGCGTCGCCGGGTCCAGAACCCCACTGGAAGCTGA
- a CDS encoding VOC family protein, with protein sequence MEDESMGALHHVELWVPSLGRARDEWGWILTSLGYTIYQNWDRGTSWRRGVTYIVAEESPALTSEDHQRTAAGLNHLAFHAGSEQHVDALLEESQLHGWQPLFAEKYPYAGGPENYAAYLVNSDGFEIELIASK encoded by the coding sequence ATGGAAGATGAATCAATGGGCGCCTTGCACCATGTAGAGCTGTGGGTGCCGAGTCTTGGACGTGCCAGGGATGAGTGGGGCTGGATTCTGACGAGTTTGGGATACACGATCTATCAGAATTGGGACCGGGGTACTAGCTGGCGGCGAGGTGTCACCTACATCGTTGCGGAGGAGTCGCCGGCGTTGACTAGCGAAGATCATCAGCGAACCGCGGCCGGATTGAATCACCTAGCATTTCATGCCGGAAGTGAACAACACGTTGATGCACTGCTGGAGGAGAGCCAACTCCATGGTTGGCAGCCGCTATTTGCGGAGAAATATCCCTACGCAGGTGGACCCGAAAACTACGCCGCCTACCTGGTGAACTCCGACGGATTCGAAATCGAACTCATCGCCAGCAAGTGA
- a CDS encoding RNA polymerase sigma factor, whose translation MSQGAGVQMGPEMVPDVDLLTLVQTGDQQAFRSIYDRHVDAVALAALRFLGSREFSEDAVQATFIVFWQRSNEVVLADTSLMPWLATVCRLQCRNIQKKEARRRHIPLDSVLHLANGEKSLEDRAVDAALIRSMDHEISKMSTIDAEIFRLCLVEGFSYDGAAETLGVTRSVVRNRLSRLKLKLRAFLTARA comes from the coding sequence ATGTCGCAGGGTGCAGGAGTTCAGATGGGGCCGGAGATGGTGCCTGACGTCGACTTGCTGACTCTCGTTCAAACCGGCGACCAGCAGGCATTTCGATCCATCTATGACCGCCATGTTGATGCCGTGGCACTGGCTGCCTTACGTTTCCTCGGGTCGAGAGAATTCAGCGAGGACGCTGTGCAAGCAACGTTTATCGTGTTCTGGCAGAGGTCCAACGAGGTGGTGCTCGCCGACACTTCGCTGATGCCGTGGCTTGCAACGGTCTGTCGGCTGCAGTGCCGGAACATACAAAAGAAGGAGGCCCGGCGTCGACACATTCCACTCGACAGCGTCCTGCACCTTGCTAACGGTGAGAAATCACTGGAGGACCGAGCCGTTGATGCAGCCTTGATCCGGAGCATGGACCACGAGATTTCTAAGATGTCGACAATCGATGCAGAGATTTTCCGGCTCTGTCTGGTCGAAGGGTTCAGCTATGACGGTGCGGCCGAAACTTTGGGAGTCACCCGGTCGGTGGTTCGCAACAGGCTCTCTCGCTTGAAACTAAAACTTCGAGCCTTTCTCACCGCGAGGGCATAA
- a CDS encoding universal stress protein, whose protein sequence is MNNVVVGVSATSGSPEALRCAASEARWRGVGLVAVQAWRTPRAPAAPGGRPPGVTLDNVAAFAQAEDELKARVAETLGTGADVRCKLVRGAPGKVLVDESAQACLLVVDAPRTWVMSRSPLLAHRLVYNVKCPVLIMPPAQTGGADSVLKRGGKVLAANAAKAAATAGRPGLRF, encoded by the coding sequence GTGAACAATGTTGTGGTCGGAGTCAGTGCTACCAGCGGTTCCCCGGAAGCACTGAGGTGCGCAGCGTCAGAAGCGAGATGGCGCGGCGTCGGGCTCGTGGCTGTCCAGGCTTGGCGCACACCAAGGGCGCCCGCGGCGCCCGGCGGCCGTCCGCCCGGGGTGACCCTTGACAACGTTGCCGCATTCGCGCAAGCGGAGGATGAGCTCAAGGCTCGGGTGGCCGAGACCTTGGGGACCGGGGCGGATGTCAGGTGCAAGCTGGTGCGGGGAGCTCCCGGCAAAGTCCTGGTGGACGAATCCGCCCAGGCCTGCCTCCTGGTGGTGGACGCTCCCCGCACCTGGGTCATGTCCCGGTCGCCACTGCTGGCCCACCGGCTGGTTTATAACGTGAAGTGCCCCGTCCTGATCATGCCACCGGCCCAGACAGGAGGAGCAGATTCGGTCTTGAAGCGGGGCGGCAAGGTGCTCGCTGCGAATGCCGCAAAAGCCGCGGCAACAGCAGGCCGGCCAGGACTGAGGTTCTAG